One Pseudonocardia abyssalis DNA segment encodes these proteins:
- a CDS encoding DUF5134 domain-containing protein: protein MTTGGVDVLMTTLAGVLAVACLAVGAFHVLRLRLDPASEASHAAMGVGMAAMFSPVGDPVPAPVWAGVFTLCGAWFAADALRSPAGRRRDDAVHHVIGSGAMLFMLLGAHGGGVAGTGAAHAGHVGHGGGPDGGFGLSSILALVLAGYFAWHVLRCADRLRAADRDREPAGGSVAVRTDVLRDVRAVALAHVVMAAAMAVMLLGMV from the coding sequence GTGACGACGGGAGGGGTCGACGTGCTGATGACGACGCTGGCGGGGGTTCTCGCCGTCGCCTGTCTCGCGGTCGGGGCCTTCCACGTCCTGCGCCTGCGGCTCGATCCCGCCTCCGAGGCCTCGCACGCCGCGATGGGCGTCGGGATGGCCGCGATGTTCTCGCCGGTCGGCGACCCGGTCCCGGCGCCCGTCTGGGCCGGGGTGTTCACGCTCTGCGGGGCCTGGTTCGCCGCCGACGCGCTGCGCAGCCCGGCCGGGCGCCGCCGCGACGACGCCGTGCACCACGTCATCGGCAGCGGCGCGATGCTGTTCATGCTGCTCGGTGCGCACGGCGGGGGCGTCGCAGGCACCGGGGCCGCGCACGCCGGGCACGTCGGCCACGGGGGCGGCCCGGACGGCGGGTTCGGCCTGTCCTCGATCCTCGCGCTGGTGCTCGCGGGGTACTTCGCGTGGCACGTCCTGCGCTGCGCGGACCGGCTCCGGGCCGCCGACCGCGACCGCGAGCCCGCCGGGGGGTCCGTCGCCGTGCGCACCGACGTGCTGCGCGACGTCCGCGCCGTCGCGCTCGCCCACGTCGTCATGGCCGCCGCGATGGCCGTCATGCTGCTGGGGATGGTCTGA
- a CDS encoding multicopper oxidase family protein, which yields MSPLNRRGFLALLGGAAAGVALAGCGPATGSTGRQLVSAVPLPEPYRVPLPVPPVARPVAPDRYLITARVAEQEIVPGYRTPVLGYDGMFPGPTIETRSGREAVVRHRNELPVPTVVHLHGGHTPPEHDGWPLDLVLPVGDTSDWTGHHGMLGDVVAGERDHRYPMAQRAATLWYHDHRMDFTAPAVYRGLAGFHLVRDDVEDSLPLPRGDRELPLMICDRSFAADGSFAYPGLDRGMRGLPGVEDAWTAGVLGDVVLVNGAPWPVHEVDAARHRLRILNASNARRYRLQLDGGVRIVQIGSDGGLLAAPVEQDAIELAPGERFDVVVDFGAVPVGTDVTMTNALGEGRTREVLRFRVVRAARDDSTVPDVLSEVEPLTVPADAPVRTFTFARGAVGDHRGWTINGAAFDPDVARYESPLGATEVWRFVTDVHHPVHVHLDPFQVVRRGGSGPGPFDGGWKDTVDVRPGEVVDVAVRFSDYRGRYVLHCHNLEHEDMAMMATVHTV from the coding sequence ATGAGCCCGCTGAACCGTCGCGGCTTCCTCGCCCTGCTCGGCGGCGCCGCCGCGGGCGTCGCGCTCGCGGGGTGCGGTCCGGCCACCGGCTCGACCGGCCGCCAGCTCGTCAGCGCGGTGCCGCTGCCCGAGCCCTACCGGGTGCCGCTGCCGGTCCCGCCCGTGGCCCGCCCGGTCGCGCCGGACCGGTACCTGATCACCGCACGGGTCGCCGAGCAGGAGATCGTCCCGGGCTACCGCACCCCGGTGCTCGGCTACGACGGGATGTTCCCCGGCCCGACGATCGAGACCCGCTCCGGTCGCGAGGCCGTGGTGCGCCACCGCAACGAGCTGCCCGTGCCGACCGTGGTGCACCTGCACGGCGGGCACACCCCGCCCGAGCACGACGGCTGGCCGCTGGACCTCGTGCTCCCCGTCGGCGACACGTCGGACTGGACCGGGCACCACGGGATGCTCGGCGACGTCGTGGCGGGGGAGCGCGACCACCGCTACCCGATGGCCCAGCGCGCGGCGACGCTCTGGTACCACGACCACCGCATGGACTTCACCGCTCCGGCGGTCTACCGCGGCCTGGCCGGCTTCCACCTCGTGCGCGACGACGTCGAGGACTCCCTGCCGCTCCCGCGCGGCGACCGCGAGCTGCCGCTGATGATCTGCGACCGGTCCTTCGCCGCCGACGGGTCCTTCGCCTACCCGGGGCTCGACCGCGGGATGCGGGGGCTGCCCGGGGTCGAGGACGCGTGGACGGCGGGAGTGCTCGGCGACGTCGTGCTGGTCAACGGGGCGCCGTGGCCGGTGCACGAGGTCGACGCCGCGCGCCACCGGCTGCGGATCCTCAACGCCTCCAACGCCCGCCGCTACCGCCTGCAGCTCGACGGCGGCGTGCGGATCGTGCAGATCGGCTCCGACGGCGGGCTGCTGGCCGCCCCCGTCGAGCAGGACGCGATCGAGCTGGCCCCCGGCGAGCGGTTCGACGTCGTGGTCGACTTCGGGGCGGTGCCGGTCGGCACCGACGTCACGATGACGAACGCGCTGGGCGAGGGCCGCACCCGCGAGGTCCTGCGGTTCCGGGTGGTCCGCGCCGCCCGTGACGACTCGACGGTGCCCGACGTGCTCTCCGAGGTCGAGCCGCTGACGGTTCCGGCGGACGCCCCGGTCCGGACATTCACCTTCGCCCGCGGAGCGGTCGGCGACCACCGCGGTTGGACGATCAACGGGGCCGCGTTCGACCCGGACGTCGCCCGGTACGAGAGCCCGCTCGGTGCGACGGAGGTGTGGCGGTTCGTCACCGACGTCCACCATCCGGTGCACGTCCACCTCGATCCGTTCCAGGTCGTGCGCCGTGGCGGGTCCGGACCGGGCCCGTTCGACGGCGGCTGGAAGGACACCGTCGACGTCCGGCCGGGCGAGGTCGTCGACGTGGCCGTGCGCTTCTCCGACTACCGCGGCCGCTACGTCCTGCACTGCCACAACCTCGAGCACGAGGACATGGCGATGATGGCGACCGTCCACACTGTGTAG
- a CDS encoding PadR family transcriptional regulator produces MRPDAVRGHLDGLILAVLEAGPRHGYAVIEGLQARSGGALDLPTGTVYPALRRLERAGWLSGTWSTVGGRERRTYTLTRAGRHALSVQRAEWGEFSRVVGGILRGPEEQAT; encoded by the coding sequence GTGAGACCTGACGCCGTGCGCGGCCACCTCGACGGGCTGATCCTCGCCGTGCTGGAGGCGGGCCCCCGCCACGGCTACGCGGTGATCGAGGGGCTGCAGGCCCGCAGCGGCGGGGCCCTGGACCTCCCGACCGGCACCGTCTACCCGGCGCTGCGCCGGCTGGAGCGCGCCGGGTGGCTGTCCGGGACCTGGAGCACGGTCGGCGGGCGCGAGCGGCGCACGTACACCCTCACCCGGGCCGGGCGGCACGCGCTGTCGGTCCAGCGCGCCGAGTGGGGCGAGTTCAGCCGGGTCGTCGGGGGGATCCTGCGCGGGCCCGAGGAGCAGGCGACATGA
- a CDS encoding HAAS signaling domain-containing protein — MTDPDPVDLHVAALARRLRGPARLRRSMLAETRAGLRDAAAAHRDAAAAVAEFGSVAEIAPAYQAELTAAQGRRTALLLVALFPALVLGWDLLWSSGVAWTGPAPAAVRLLAGVQDVASWGITALAVVLLVLTLRSRADERRLALAAGGLGALGAVLCGGTAVAMNLANLRQSTAMVAGSPLALLAIVLSALALVLVLTSTARALRLAVRPDH, encoded by the coding sequence ATGACCGACCCCGACCCCGTCGACCTGCACGTCGCCGCGCTCGCCCGACGGCTGCGCGGCCCGGCCCGGCTGCGCCGCAGCATGCTGGCCGAGACCCGCGCGGGCCTGCGCGACGCGGCCGCCGCCCACCGGGACGCGGCCGCCGCGGTGGCCGAGTTCGGGTCCGTCGCCGAGATCGCCCCGGCCTACCAGGCCGAGCTGACCGCGGCGCAGGGCCGGCGCACCGCGCTCCTGCTCGTGGCGCTGTTCCCCGCACTGGTCCTGGGCTGGGACCTGCTGTGGTCCTCCGGCGTCGCCTGGACCGGCCCCGCACCGGCCGCCGTCCGGCTGCTGGCCGGGGTGCAGGACGTCGCGAGCTGGGGCATCACCGCGCTGGCCGTGGTCCTGCTGGTCCTGACGCTGCGCAGCCGGGCCGACGAACGGCGCCTCGCCCTGGCCGCCGGCGGGCTCGGGGCCCTCGGCGCGGTGCTGTGCGGGGGCACGGCGGTGGCGATGAACCTCGCGAACCTCCGCCAGAGCACCGCCATGGTCGCCGGCAGCCCGCTCGCCCTGCTCGCGATCGTCCTCAGCGCGCTGGCCCTCGTGCTCGTGCTGACCTCGACGGCCCGGGCCCTGCGCCTGGCGGTCCGGCCCGATCACTGA